A region of Kribbella sp. NBC_01245 DNA encodes the following proteins:
- a CDS encoding HU family DNA-binding protein yields the protein MNKSQLVEALAVHFDGNRRSAQHALESVIDTVQRELTKKGGKVAITGFGAFEAIERGARMVRNPRTGETKRAKKTVVPKFRAGAELKAVVSGAKKLPKLVAPKPAATATKAAATKAAPAKAAATKTAAKKAPAKAAATKTVAKKAPAKTAAKKAPAKAAATKTVAKKAPAKTVAKKTVAKKAPAKKAPAKKAPAKRTAR from the coding sequence GTGAACAAGAGTCAGTTGGTCGAAGCGCTCGCAGTGCACTTCGACGGAAACCGCCGTTCCGCCCAGCACGCCTTGGAGTCGGTGATCGACACCGTCCAGCGCGAGTTGACGAAGAAGGGTGGCAAGGTCGCCATCACCGGGTTCGGCGCCTTTGAGGCGATCGAGCGCGGCGCTCGCATGGTTCGCAACCCGCGGACCGGCGAGACCAAGCGCGCCAAGAAGACGGTGGTCCCGAAGTTCCGGGCCGGCGCCGAGCTGAAGGCCGTTGTTTCCGGTGCGAAGAAGCTGCCGAAGCTGGTTGCTCCGAAGCCGGCCGCGACCGCCACCAAGGCCGCCGCCACCAAGGCCGCACCGGCGAAGGCCGCTGCGACCAAGACCGCCGCCAAGAAGGCTCCGGCCAAGGCCGCCGCCACCAAGACGGTTGCCAAGAAGGCTCCCGCCAAGACGGCTGCCAAGAAGGCTCCGGCCAAGGCCGCCGCCACCAAGACCGTTGCCAAGAAGGCTCCGGCGAAGACCGTTGCCAAGAAGACGGTTGCCAAGAAGGCACCCGCCAAGAAGGCTCCGGCCAAGAAGGCTCCCGCGAAGCGCACCGCTCGCTGA
- the cofC gene encoding 2-phospho-L-lactate guanylyltransferase, which translates to MGESCLMADVQVASWTLVLPVKRLTIAKSRLADAYPQHRPEFALAFAVDTTAAALATPMVHGVVVVTDDPTVAAAVTALGARVEPDRPDLGLNEALAHGAAVAAKEGTGVAAMSADLPALRPAELTSVLAACGIGRSFVIDLPGTGTTLLAAGPGVELDPRFGVGSALAHQASGAVPIDHPGIISVRRDVDTAADLAHAVQLGLGPQTAEVMSLVLGAATGSEGLAC; encoded by the coding sequence ATGGGAGAATCCTGCCTGATGGCAGACGTACAGGTCGCTTCCTGGACCCTCGTGCTCCCGGTGAAGCGTTTGACGATCGCGAAGAGCCGACTTGCTGACGCCTACCCTCAGCACCGTCCTGAGTTCGCGCTGGCCTTTGCCGTCGACACTACTGCGGCAGCCCTGGCTACGCCGATGGTCCACGGCGTAGTGGTCGTGACCGACGATCCGACCGTTGCGGCGGCCGTAACCGCCCTAGGCGCAAGGGTAGAGCCAGATCGGCCGGACCTTGGGCTTAACGAGGCGCTGGCGCATGGAGCCGCTGTGGCCGCCAAAGAAGGCACTGGCGTTGCGGCGATGTCTGCCGATCTCCCCGCGCTACGGCCGGCTGAACTGACGTCAGTCCTCGCAGCCTGCGGGATAGGCCGAAGCTTCGTTATCGACTTACCAGGCACGGGTACGACGCTGTTAGCGGCTGGCCCGGGCGTCGAACTGGATCCACGCTTCGGGGTCGGATCCGCGCTCGCGCACCAGGCGTCGGGCGCCGTACCCATTGATCATCCCGGCATCATCTCGGTTCGCCGCGACGTCGATACGGCGGCAGACCTCGCGCACGCCGTACAGCTTGGACTAGGTCCGCAAACGGCTGAGGTGATGTCGTTGGTGCTCGGAGCGGCCACCGGCTCCGAAGGCCTGGCATGCTGA
- a CDS encoding lysophospholipid acyltransferase family protein, translating to MTEGSHDRQEAAVERRPRTGFWFGLVVVLVKPFMLLWTKRDWRGMENVPRTGGMVFVTNHISHFDPFAVGFFVYECRRIPRLLGKASLFKLPIAGRIITSAGQIPVYRGSAEAADAFRAAVAAVEQGECVGVYPEGTITRDPQLWPMTGKTGAARIALMTGCPVIPIANWGAQEVFASYGSHAVRLLPRKTMRVKAGKPVDLSAFEGQPITSDLLQKATTVIMDRVALELGELRGETPPAQLYDARQAREDKARQAREEGEGQV from the coding sequence ATGACCGAAGGTTCGCACGACCGCCAGGAGGCAGCAGTGGAGCGCAGACCGCGCACAGGGTTCTGGTTCGGCCTGGTGGTAGTGCTGGTCAAGCCGTTCATGCTGCTCTGGACCAAGCGCGACTGGCGTGGGATGGAGAACGTACCGCGCACGGGCGGCATGGTCTTCGTGACCAACCACATCTCCCACTTCGATCCGTTCGCGGTCGGGTTCTTCGTCTACGAGTGCCGGCGGATCCCGCGCCTGCTCGGCAAGGCGTCCCTGTTCAAACTGCCGATCGCCGGGCGCATCATCACCAGCGCCGGCCAGATCCCGGTCTATCGCGGGTCCGCCGAGGCCGCTGACGCCTTCCGGGCCGCCGTCGCTGCGGTCGAGCAAGGCGAATGTGTCGGCGTCTATCCCGAGGGCACGATCACCCGCGACCCGCAGTTGTGGCCGATGACGGGCAAGACCGGCGCCGCCCGGATCGCGTTGATGACCGGTTGCCCGGTGATCCCGATCGCGAACTGGGGCGCTCAGGAGGTGTTCGCCAGTTATGGTTCGCACGCCGTCCGGTTGCTGCCGCGCAAGACCATGCGGGTCAAGGCAGGCAAGCCGGTCGACCTGAGCGCGTTCGAGGGGCAGCCGATCACCTCCGACCTGTTGCAGAAGGCAACAACCGTGATCATGGACCGGGTCGCGCTCGAGCTGGGCGAGTTGCGCGGCGAGACCCCGCCGGCCCAGTTGTACGACGCTCGTCAGGCTCGTGAAGACAAGGCTCGTCAGGCTCGTGAGGAAGGTGAGGGGCAGGTATGA
- a CDS encoding NAD(P)H-dependent glycerol-3-phosphate dehydrogenase, translating to MTKVAVFGAGSWGTAFATVLAQAGNQVSIWGRREALCETINARHENTDYLPGIRLPDSITATHDPAAAAAGAEAIVLAVPSQSLRDNLRDWAGVLPSAVPLVSLMKGVEVGTTKRMSEVIAELTGAGPERIAVVSGPNLAREIAEGQPAASVVACTDEGTAARLQKLCHSPTFRPYTNNDVVGCELGGATKNVIALAVGMAVGLGFGDNARASVITRGLVETARLGRALGADEHTFSGLAGLGDLVATCSSPLSRNRTFGEKLGQGMTVAEIAGATRQVAEGVKSCSSITELAHHHDVEMPIAEHVTRVVSGEMTPKDMLFSLISRSAKSERWG from the coding sequence ATGACCAAAGTGGCGGTGTTCGGGGCCGGCTCGTGGGGTACGGCGTTCGCGACCGTGCTGGCCCAGGCCGGTAATCAGGTGTCGATCTGGGGACGTCGGGAGGCGCTGTGCGAGACGATCAACGCGCGGCACGAGAACACCGACTACCTGCCCGGCATCCGGTTACCCGATTCGATCACTGCCACCCATGACCCGGCGGCCGCCGCTGCCGGGGCCGAGGCGATCGTGCTGGCCGTGCCGAGCCAGTCGTTGCGGGACAACCTGCGCGACTGGGCAGGCGTGCTGCCCTCCGCCGTACCGCTGGTGAGTTTGATGAAGGGTGTCGAGGTCGGCACCACCAAGCGGATGAGCGAAGTGATCGCGGAGTTGACCGGCGCCGGGCCCGAGCGGATCGCCGTCGTCTCCGGGCCGAACCTGGCGCGCGAGATCGCCGAGGGACAGCCCGCGGCCAGCGTGGTGGCCTGCACGGACGAGGGTACGGCGGCCCGGTTGCAGAAGCTTTGCCATTCGCCGACGTTCCGGCCCTATACGAACAACGACGTGGTGGGGTGCGAGCTTGGTGGTGCGACCAAGAACGTGATCGCGCTGGCGGTTGGTATGGCGGTCGGACTGGGCTTTGGGGATAACGCGCGCGCTTCGGTGATCACGCGTGGGTTGGTCGAGACGGCGCGGCTTGGGCGGGCGTTGGGGGCGGACGAGCACACCTTCTCCGGGTTGGCCGGGTTGGGGGATCTGGTGGCGACTTGCTCGTCGCCGTTGTCGCGGAACCGGACGTTCGGCGAGAAGCTCGGGCAGGGGATGACTGTCGCGGAGATCGCCGGCGCTACTCGGCAAGTGGCTGAGGGTGTGAAGTCGTGCTCGTCGATCACGGAGCTTGCGCATCACCACGATGTCGAGATGCCGATCGCGGAGCATGTCACTCGCGTGGTTTCGGGGGAGATGACTCCCAAGGACATGCTGTTCAGTCTGATCTCGCGGTCTGCCAAGTCCGAGCGTTGGGGCTAG
- a CDS encoding ROK family protein, with translation MTTSPLLAPGTGPLLRLLLDGRPRTRAELIELSGLARSTVAGRIDALLASGLVVQSGEASSTGGRPPARFAFNPGARVILAIDVGASHLTVALTDLAGTILDSVTTAQRIDQGPEGILGRAVREARKLLKGHAPLAGTGIGLPGPVEHETGRPNHPPIMPGWDGYDVVGRLEKDLGQPVLVDNDVNLMALGEHTSHYADVDHLLFVKVATGIGAGVISGGRLQRGAQGAAGDLGHVQTPGGHHVVCRCGNTGCLEAIASAAAIAMDLREQGVQVTSSQDIVDQVRAGNAAATRAVRQAGRELGTVLATCVSLLNPSVIVIGGSLAQAGESLLAGVRENIYARSLPLATTTLRVTTSETSDAALKGAAALVLQQLLDRD, from the coding sequence ATGACGACCAGCCCGCTGCTGGCCCCGGGCACGGGACCGCTGCTGCGACTGCTGCTCGACGGCCGCCCGCGAACCAGGGCCGAGCTGATCGAGCTGTCCGGCCTGGCCCGCTCCACGGTGGCCGGCCGGATCGACGCGCTGCTGGCGAGCGGCCTGGTGGTCCAGTCGGGGGAAGCGTCCTCGACCGGCGGACGCCCACCGGCCCGGTTCGCCTTCAACCCCGGCGCCCGGGTGATCCTGGCCATCGACGTCGGCGCCAGCCACCTGACCGTCGCACTCACCGATCTGGCCGGCACGATCCTCGACAGCGTCACCACCGCACAGCGCATCGACCAAGGACCCGAGGGCATCCTGGGCCGGGCCGTCCGTGAAGCGCGCAAGCTGCTGAAAGGCCACGCTCCCCTGGCCGGCACCGGTATAGGTCTACCCGGTCCGGTCGAGCACGAGACCGGCCGGCCGAACCATCCGCCGATCATGCCCGGCTGGGACGGCTACGACGTAGTGGGACGGCTAGAGAAGGATCTAGGCCAGCCGGTGCTCGTCGACAACGACGTGAACCTCATGGCCCTTGGCGAGCACACCAGCCACTACGCCGACGTAGACCATCTCCTGTTCGTCAAGGTCGCCACTGGCATCGGTGCCGGGGTGATCAGCGGCGGCCGGCTGCAACGAGGCGCCCAGGGCGCAGCGGGCGACCTCGGCCATGTGCAGACCCCTGGCGGGCATCACGTCGTCTGCCGCTGTGGCAATACCGGATGCCTCGAAGCCATCGCGAGCGCGGCAGCGATCGCGATGGATCTACGTGAGCAGGGAGTCCAAGTCACCAGCAGCCAGGACATCGTCGACCAAGTGCGCGCCGGAAATGCCGCAGCGACCCGCGCGGTCAGGCAGGCCGGGCGCGAGCTCGGCACTGTGCTCGCCACCTGCGTCAGCCTGCTCAACCCGTCGGTCATCGTCATCGGCGGCTCTCTCGCCCAAGCCGGCGAAAGCCTCCTGGCCGGCGTACGGGAGAACATCTACGCCAGGTCGTTGCCACTGGCTACGACCACGCTGCGCGTCACCACTTCGGAGACGAGCGACGCCGCCCTCAAAGGCGCCGCCGCTCTAGTCCTCCAGCAACTCCTCGACCGCGACTAG
- a CDS encoding Gfo/Idh/MocA family protein has translation MTNALRIGIVGGGFMGQVHSHAARVAGAQIVGAVGSSPDRADAAAASTGALKGYADLDALLAADVDLIHVCTPNNRHLPVTLQALKADKHVICEKPLATSVSDAADLVEAAAGRVASVPFVYRYHPMVREMRARLAAGEAGTISTVHGSYLQDWLASADDDNWRVDDQAGGPSRAFADIGSHWCDLAEFVTGDRLVAVSALTRTLLAERGGVAVRTEDLATAQFRTASGVLGTIVISQVAAGRKNRLYLEVSGTESSFGFDQEDPDRLWQGRRDASSVLVRDPGTLSPEALRVNRMPAGHAQGYQDAFNSFVADTYAAVSSGSAPDGLPVFADGLRSAEVVDAVLRSAAADGAWTTVTSRGVS, from the coding sequence ATGACCAACGCTCTGCGGATCGGCATTGTCGGCGGCGGATTCATGGGCCAGGTGCATTCCCATGCGGCTCGTGTCGCGGGCGCACAGATCGTGGGGGCAGTCGGGTCCTCACCGGACCGCGCAGACGCCGCAGCGGCGTCTACAGGCGCTCTGAAGGGCTATGCCGACCTGGACGCCCTCCTAGCCGCCGACGTCGACCTGATCCACGTCTGTACGCCGAACAACCGGCACCTGCCGGTGACGCTTCAAGCGCTCAAGGCGGACAAACACGTCATCTGCGAGAAGCCGCTCGCCACGTCGGTCTCAGACGCGGCAGACCTGGTCGAGGCGGCTGCGGGTCGCGTCGCCAGCGTGCCGTTCGTCTACCGGTACCACCCGATGGTTCGGGAGATGCGGGCCCGACTCGCGGCGGGAGAGGCCGGGACGATCAGTACGGTCCACGGCAGCTACCTGCAGGACTGGTTGGCCAGTGCGGACGACGACAACTGGCGTGTGGATGACCAGGCCGGAGGACCTTCGCGCGCGTTTGCCGACATCGGCTCGCACTGGTGCGATCTGGCCGAGTTCGTCACCGGGGATCGCCTCGTCGCCGTCAGCGCGTTGACCCGCACCTTGCTGGCGGAACGCGGCGGGGTCGCCGTACGGACCGAGGATCTCGCGACGGCCCAGTTCCGGACGGCATCCGGCGTACTCGGCACCATCGTGATCAGCCAGGTCGCGGCCGGCCGGAAGAACCGGTTGTACCTCGAGGTCTCCGGAACCGAGTCGAGCTTCGGCTTCGACCAGGAAGACCCGGACCGGCTCTGGCAGGGCCGCCGCGACGCGAGCTCGGTCCTGGTGCGTGACCCTGGGACGTTGAGCCCGGAGGCCCTGCGGGTCAACCGGATGCCGGCCGGACATGCCCAGGGCTATCAGGACGCCTTCAACTCGTTCGTCGCCGACACCTATGCGGCCGTTTCTTCCGGGTCCGCGCCCGACGGCCTACCCGTTTTCGCCGACGGCCTTCGCTCGGCGGAGGTCGTGGACGCCGTACTGCGCTCGGCCGCGGCCGACGGCGCTTGGACCACCGTTACCTCTCGAGGAGTCAGCTGA
- a CDS encoding sugar phosphate isomerase/epimerase family protein encodes MPRPITLFTGQWADLPFEEVCRLASEWGYDGVEIACSGDHFDVQQALSDDTYIAGRKEILERHGLQVWAISNHLVGQAVCDDPIDFRHEAILPSRVWGDGEPEGVRQRAAAELADTARAAAKLGVKTVIGFTGSSIWQYVAMFPPVPAARIEAGYKDFADRWNPILDVFDEVGVRFAHEVHPGEIAYDYWTTVATLEAIGHREAFGLNWDPSHMVWQDIDPVGFLWDFKDRIYHVDCKDTRKRMGGGRNGRMGSHLPWGDPRRGWDFVSTGHGDVHWEDCFRVLNSIGYDGPISIEWEDAGMDRLVGAAEAVQLVRSLAFDQPEASFDAAFATDK; translated from the coding sequence ATGCCACGCCCGATCACCCTGTTCACCGGTCAGTGGGCCGACCTGCCGTTCGAGGAGGTCTGCCGGCTCGCCTCCGAATGGGGCTACGACGGTGTCGAGATCGCCTGTTCCGGCGACCACTTCGATGTTCAGCAGGCGCTGTCCGACGACACGTACATCGCCGGCCGCAAGGAGATCCTCGAGCGGCACGGCCTGCAGGTCTGGGCCATCTCGAACCACCTGGTCGGACAGGCCGTCTGCGACGACCCGATCGACTTCCGGCACGAGGCGATCCTGCCCTCACGCGTCTGGGGCGACGGAGAGCCGGAGGGCGTACGGCAGCGCGCGGCGGCCGAACTCGCCGACACCGCCCGGGCCGCGGCCAAGCTCGGCGTGAAGACCGTCATCGGCTTCACCGGCTCGTCGATCTGGCAGTACGTCGCGATGTTCCCACCCGTACCGGCCGCGCGGATCGAAGCCGGCTACAAGGACTTCGCCGATCGGTGGAACCCGATTCTGGACGTCTTCGACGAGGTCGGCGTGCGCTTCGCCCATGAAGTGCACCCGGGCGAGATCGCGTACGACTACTGGACCACCGTCGCGACCCTGGAGGCCATCGGGCATCGCGAGGCCTTCGGGTTGAACTGGGACCCGAGCCACATGGTCTGGCAGGACATCGACCCGGTCGGGTTCCTCTGGGACTTCAAGGACCGGATCTACCACGTGGACTGCAAGGACACCCGCAAGCGGATGGGCGGCGGACGCAACGGCCGGATGGGCTCGCACCTGCCCTGGGGCGACCCGCGCCGCGGCTGGGACTTCGTCTCGACCGGGCACGGCGATGTGCACTGGGAGGACTGCTTCCGCGTCCTGAACTCGATCGGCTACGACGGCCCGATCTCGATCGAGTGGGAGGACGCGGGCATGGACCGGCTCGTCGGTGCGGCTGAGGCGGTCCAACTGGTTCGCTCGCTCGCCTTCGACCAGCCGGAAGCCTCGTTCGACGCCGCCTTCGCCACCGACAAGTAG
- a CDS encoding trans-sulfuration enzyme family protein, with product MTDELDPASLLVHGGRPAVEADAALSGPVVFSSTYVAGGPTGYGRFGNPAWTAFEDVLGELEGGQALVLASGMAACAVVIDLVPVGGKVVAPEHAYNGVTGLLKQQAETGRITLELVDIADTDAVVAALPGAALLWAESPTNPAMEVADLPAICAAANAEGVLVAVDNTFATPLLQRPLALGADIVVHSVTKYLAGHSDVLLGAVVTRDQATYDALALRRKTQGAIAGPMEVWLALRGMRTLALRMEKAQANAQYLAERLQAHPKISRVRYPGLADDPGHERAAKQMQGFGAIIAIEVAGGAEEAQRVAESTRLWIHATSLGGVESMLERRRRWASEPVTIPDNLIRLSVGIEHAEDLWKDLQQALG from the coding sequence ATGACTGACGAACTGGATCCTGCGAGCTTGCTGGTGCATGGCGGTCGGCCGGCGGTTGAGGCCGATGCGGCGCTCAGTGGGCCGGTTGTGTTCAGTTCGACGTACGTCGCCGGAGGGCCGACGGGGTACGGGCGGTTCGGGAATCCGGCCTGGACGGCGTTCGAGGACGTGCTTGGTGAGCTCGAGGGTGGGCAAGCGCTGGTGCTGGCCTCGGGCATGGCTGCGTGCGCGGTGGTGATCGACCTGGTGCCGGTCGGTGGCAAGGTCGTGGCGCCTGAGCATGCGTACAACGGCGTGACGGGCTTGCTGAAGCAGCAGGCCGAGACGGGCCGGATCACCCTCGAGCTGGTCGATATCGCCGATACGGATGCCGTCGTCGCAGCCTTGCCCGGCGCCGCGTTGCTGTGGGCAGAGTCGCCGACCAACCCGGCGATGGAGGTGGCCGACCTGCCGGCGATTTGTGCCGCCGCCAATGCCGAAGGCGTGCTGGTTGCCGTTGACAACACGTTCGCGACTCCCCTGTTGCAGCGGCCGCTCGCGTTGGGCGCGGACATCGTGGTCCATTCCGTGACGAAGTACCTCGCCGGGCATTCCGACGTACTGCTCGGGGCTGTGGTGACTCGGGATCAGGCGACGTACGACGCGTTGGCACTGCGCCGCAAGACGCAAGGGGCGATCGCCGGGCCGATGGAGGTTTGGCTCGCGCTGCGGGGCATGCGGACGTTGGCGCTGAGGATGGAGAAGGCGCAGGCGAACGCGCAGTACCTGGCAGAGCGGTTGCAGGCGCATCCGAAGATCTCGCGCGTTCGCTACCCAGGGCTGGCGGATGATCCTGGGCATGAGCGGGCGGCCAAGCAGATGCAGGGGTTCGGCGCCATCATCGCGATCGAGGTGGCGGGTGGTGCCGAGGAGGCCCAGCGGGTGGCGGAATCGACGCGGCTCTGGATCCACGCGACCAGCCTGGGCGGCGTCGAGTCCATGCTGGAACGACGCCGCCGCTGGGCGTCCGAGCCCGTGACGATCCCGGACAACCTGATCCGGTTGTCCGTGGGCATCGAGCATGCCGAGGACCTCTGGAAAGACCTGCAGCAGGCCCTCGGCTAA
- a CDS encoding TetR/AcrR family transcriptional regulator, whose product MGLRELKRERTRQLISDKAFELFIDHGFGRTTVEQIAAAAEVGPSTLYRYYPTKERLVLEFVEQCLFTALDEMRDGDPGVPLEKALGQLVSRALGDLEAQPARTRAIYELAEDHPSLSAHLADLVWRWRDELAAEIAKRLENRTPLVAALTAAVTIDLIEMVVQTWVDQPGPSPTLAEIATEALSLLANGELPLPCRIEP is encoded by the coding sequence ATGGGACTGCGGGAGCTCAAACGCGAGCGCACGCGCCAGCTCATCTCCGACAAGGCCTTCGAGCTGTTCATCGACCATGGATTCGGGCGTACGACGGTCGAGCAGATCGCGGCCGCGGCCGAGGTGGGGCCGAGCACGCTCTATCGGTATTACCCGACCAAAGAGCGGTTGGTGCTGGAGTTCGTCGAGCAGTGCCTGTTCACGGCGCTCGACGAGATGCGCGACGGGGATCCCGGGGTGCCGTTGGAGAAGGCGCTGGGGCAGCTGGTCAGCCGGGCACTTGGCGATCTCGAGGCCCAACCGGCTCGAACTCGGGCGATCTACGAGTTGGCCGAGGACCATCCCTCGTTGAGCGCGCACCTGGCCGACCTGGTCTGGCGCTGGCGCGACGAGCTCGCGGCCGAGATCGCGAAGCGCCTCGAGAACCGCACGCCACTGGTCGCAGCGCTCACGGCCGCGGTGACGATCGACCTGATCGAGATGGTCGTGCAGACCTGGGTCGACCAGCCCGGCCCGAGTCCGACTCTCGCCGAGATCGCCACCGAGGCACTCTCGCTGCTCGCGAACGGCGAACTCCCCCTGCCCTGCCGCATCGAGCCCTAG
- a CDS encoding cytochrome P450, with amino-acid sequence MTETPASPHPPFPLGRPTGCPFDPASAYAALREEAPLTKVSTPAGVDAWMVSRYDDLRTVLRDRRLSSRLAPSDHVVEDADLDREVDAGSILNLDGAEHTRLRRLLTTEFTVKRIEALRPRIQQIIDVHIDALLASPRPVDLVRDFALPIPSLVICELLGVPYADRDVFQRQSAQLVAVDVPLPEAEAVAAEMQQYMAGLVMAKLEQPADDLLSRLIERANSTERPLSMEELVSIGITLLIAGHETTANMIALSTLVLLRNPDQLKVLQEHPELAPTATEELLRYLSVVQFGVFRQVTEDMELASEQLKAGEFLIAALSAGNRDESVYPAADQVDLSRRASTHLAFGFGPHQCLGQQLARVELQEVFTRLYRRIPTLRLAVPFEEIDFKHNTLVYGVKALPVTWDDPR; translated from the coding sequence ATGACCGAAACGCCCGCCTCCCCGCATCCGCCCTTTCCTCTTGGGCGCCCGACCGGGTGTCCGTTCGACCCGGCCTCCGCCTATGCGGCACTGCGCGAAGAGGCGCCGCTGACGAAGGTCTCGACTCCGGCCGGCGTCGACGCGTGGATGGTCAGTCGCTACGACGACCTGCGGACGGTGTTGCGCGACCGACGGCTGAGCTCTCGGCTCGCACCCTCGGACCACGTCGTCGAAGATGCCGACCTCGATCGCGAGGTCGACGCCGGCTCGATCCTCAACCTCGACGGCGCCGAGCACACCCGGCTGCGGCGGCTGCTCACCACCGAGTTCACCGTGAAGCGGATCGAAGCCCTCCGGCCGCGGATCCAGCAGATCATCGACGTGCATATCGACGCCCTGCTCGCGAGCCCGCGACCGGTCGACCTGGTCCGCGACTTCGCCCTGCCGATCCCGTCTCTGGTGATCTGCGAACTGCTCGGTGTGCCGTACGCGGACCGCGACGTGTTCCAGCGTCAGAGCGCTCAGCTCGTCGCCGTCGACGTACCGCTGCCGGAAGCCGAGGCCGTCGCGGCCGAGATGCAGCAGTACATGGCCGGTCTCGTGATGGCGAAGCTCGAGCAGCCTGCCGACGATCTGCTGTCGCGTCTGATCGAGCGGGCCAACAGCACCGAACGCCCGTTGTCGATGGAGGAACTGGTCTCGATCGGCATCACGCTGCTGATCGCCGGCCACGAGACCACCGCGAACATGATCGCCCTCAGCACTCTGGTGTTGTTGCGCAATCCCGACCAGCTCAAGGTTCTCCAGGAGCACCCGGAGCTCGCTCCCACCGCCACGGAGGAACTGCTGCGGTACCTCTCGGTGGTCCAGTTCGGCGTATTCCGTCAGGTCACCGAGGACATGGAGCTCGCGTCGGAGCAGCTCAAGGCGGGCGAGTTCCTGATCGCGGCGTTGTCGGCGGGCAATCGCGACGAGTCGGTCTATCCCGCCGCCGACCAGGTCGACCTGAGCCGGCGGGCGTCCACTCATCTGGCCTTCGGGTTCGGGCCGCATCAGTGCCTTGGGCAACAACTCGCGCGGGTCGAACTGCAGGAGGTCTTCACCCGGCTCTACCGGCGGATTCCGACGCTGCGACTGGCCGTGCCGTTCGAGGAGATCGACTTCAAGCACAACACCCTTGTGTACGGCGTGAAGGCCCTGCCGGTCACCTGGGACGACCCGCGATGA
- a CDS encoding ferredoxin: MDVTIDQDGCVGAGQCVLAAPGVFDQRDFDGVAFILKEPDPDQHDATRDAALHCPAQAIQLLE, from the coding sequence GTGGATGTGACCATCGACCAAGACGGCTGTGTCGGAGCGGGCCAATGCGTGCTCGCGGCGCCGGGGGTCTTCGACCAGCGCGACTTCGACGGCGTCGCCTTCATCCTCAAGGAGCCCGACCCCGACCAGCACGACGCCACCCGCGACGCCGCACTCCACTGCCCCGCCCAGGCGATCCAGCTCCTCGAATAA
- a CDS encoding D-alanine--D-alanine ligase family protein: MVSQTTEEPRKPRVAIVFGGRSSEHAISCITAANVLRVIDRDKYDVVPIGISTEGQWVLESSDPAHLALTDGRLPTVDIAAAPVLFGSNRELVVSEADQVPQTLGEMDVIFPLLHGPWGEDGTIQGMFEMADMRYVGAGVLASAVGMDKHYMKVIFEAAGLEVTPYVVIRARDWQRDAQSRREAVGKLGYPVFVKPARGGSSLGVSKVNGPDELDDAVAVAQRHDPKVIVEASATRPREIEVGILGRVDGEPADVSVCAEIVVQGGGHDFYDFETKYLPEGEQFTTLSVPADLPPAIAEEIRAKALIAFDAIECEGLARVDFFLDAANRVIVNEINTMPGFTPQSMFPRVWAASGIDYTELVDRLITLALTRPTGLR; the protein is encoded by the coding sequence TTGGTGAGTCAGACCACAGAAGAACCCCGCAAGCCCCGAGTCGCCATCGTTTTCGGCGGCCGATCGAGTGAGCACGCGATCTCCTGTATCACTGCGGCCAACGTGCTCCGGGTGATCGATCGCGACAAGTACGACGTGGTCCCGATCGGCATCAGCACCGAGGGCCAGTGGGTGCTCGAAAGCTCCGATCCGGCCCATCTCGCCCTGACCGATGGCCGGCTGCCGACGGTCGACATCGCCGCGGCGCCGGTGTTGTTCGGTAGCAATCGCGAGTTGGTCGTCAGCGAGGCGGACCAGGTCCCGCAGACCCTTGGCGAGATGGACGTGATCTTCCCGCTGCTGCACGGTCCGTGGGGCGAGGACGGCACGATCCAGGGCATGTTCGAGATGGCGGACATGCGGTATGTCGGCGCGGGCGTACTCGCGAGCGCCGTCGGCATGGACAAGCACTACATGAAGGTCATCTTCGAGGCCGCCGGACTGGAGGTCACGCCGTACGTCGTCATCCGTGCCCGCGATTGGCAGCGGGACGCCCAGTCCCGTCGCGAGGCCGTCGGCAAACTCGGCTACCCGGTGTTCGTGAAGCCCGCTCGCGGTGGTTCCAGCCTCGGCGTGAGCAAGGTCAACGGCCCGGACGAGCTGGATGACGCCGTCGCCGTGGCCCAGCGGCACGACCCGAAGGTGATCGTCGAAGCGTCGGCCACCCGCCCGCGCGAGATCGAGGTCGGCATCCTCGGCCGGGTCGACGGTGAGCCTGCCGATGTCAGCGTCTGCGCCGAAATCGTGGTGCAGGGCGGTGGGCACGACTTCTACGACTTCGAGACCAAGTACCTCCCGGAGGGCGAGCAGTTCACCACCCTCAGCGTGCCGGCCGACCTGCCGCCCGCGATCGCCGAGGAGATCCGCGCCAAGGCTCTGATCGCCTTCGACGCGATCGAGTGCGAAGGCCTCGCCCGGGTCGACTTCTTCCTCGACGCCGCGAACCGCGTGATCGTCAACGAGATCAACACCATGCCCGGCTTCACCCCGCAGTCCATGTTCCCGCGTGTCTGGGCGGCAAGCGGCATCGACTACACCGAACTGGTCGACCGCCTCATCACCCTCGCCCTGACCCGCCCAACCGGCCTGCGCTAG